In the genome of Kitasatospora cathayae, one region contains:
- a CDS encoding phytanoyl-CoA dioxygenase family protein: protein MDVNGFVTDGYLVVRQAFDTATAAACRADLWAALAERGVLREDPGTWTAPLVQLPCPDTEPFAVAAASPKLATAHDRLIGAGRWTRRPTVGGEVPVRFPSEDWPGTGYHIEGNWWGGEDHWTNLRSRGRGLTAFFLFSDVGPEDAPTRLLVGSHRFVPPVLARAGEAGMSGCAAVEALQPSVLHRQAVHVTGRAGDVYLCHPFMVHTATWPHRGVAPRMMAQPGVEVPDGFAVDGWDPSPVARAIVEGLGRPH from the coding sequence CTACCTCGTCGTGAGGCAGGCGTTCGACACTGCCACGGCGGCCGCCTGCCGGGCGGACCTGTGGGCCGCGCTCGCCGAGCGGGGCGTGCTGCGCGAGGACCCCGGAACGTGGACGGCGCCGCTCGTGCAACTGCCCTGCCCGGACACCGAGCCGTTCGCCGTGGCCGCCGCCTCGCCGAAACTCGCAACGGCCCACGACCGGCTGATCGGTGCCGGGCGGTGGACCAGGAGGCCGACGGTGGGCGGCGAGGTCCCGGTGCGGTTCCCGTCCGAGGACTGGCCCGGTACCGGCTACCACATCGAGGGCAACTGGTGGGGCGGGGAGGACCATTGGACGAACCTCCGCTCCCGCGGGCGCGGACTGACCGCGTTCTTCCTGTTCTCCGACGTCGGCCCCGAGGACGCGCCGACCCGGCTGCTGGTGGGCTCGCACCGGTTCGTCCCGCCGGTGCTGGCCCGGGCAGGGGAGGCCGGGATGTCCGGCTGCGCCGCCGTCGAGGCCCTGCAACCCTCGGTCCTGCACCGACAGGCCGTCCACGTCACCGGCCGGGCCGGCGACGTCTACCTGTGCCACCCCTTCATGGTGCACACCGCGACCTGGCCGCACCGCGGCGTCGCGCCCCGGATGATGGCCCAACCGGGGGTCGAGGTCCCCGACGGCTTCGCCGTGGACGGCTGGGACCCGTCCCCCGTCGCCCGCGCGATCGTCGAAGGCCTGGGACGGCCCCACTAG
- a CDS encoding ABC transporter substrate-binding protein gives MSHLSRRDLLRASGAGLLALAAGGTLTACGGSGPGGGQGGDADTGTVTVWSWATAAAALRAVVPAFEKDNPGIKVDVQDIGNPAIWDKITVGLAAGGQGLGDVLHIGCDYLPGYLEKFPGGLADLSGFGADAHKDKFAKGLWPVVTGKDGHAYALPWEVNPLGFFYRKDYFDRAGIDPTTLATWDDLTAIADRFKAANPGISLIGINKAANPDPDLDFVQSLMQLQGAFYFDLQGRITLGSEPDVRALTTLQHLDQAGLVADAPGSQGWATLMKAGKLAVAPMPAWAAHYLEAKFADQRGNWRLAKPPAVTPGGRRTALVNSTHLTVSASSPRRRAAWKFVEYALTRPASVNAMFNAGGVFPALLEAYADPMYAAPSAYYGGQSPLKTFAELATDGGDPTNYSGDYARALKLASDAQTKVFLKGGDPATVLQDAARQLAQQTGRTVA, from the coding sequence ATGTCACACCTTTCCCGTCGCGACCTGCTCCGCGCCTCCGGAGCCGGCCTGCTCGCCCTGGCCGCCGGCGGCACGCTCACCGCCTGCGGTGGCTCCGGCCCGGGCGGAGGCCAGGGCGGGGACGCCGACACCGGCACCGTCACCGTCTGGTCCTGGGCCACGGCCGCCGCCGCCCTGCGCGCGGTGGTTCCGGCCTTCGAGAAGGACAACCCCGGCATCAAGGTCGACGTCCAGGACATCGGCAACCCGGCCATCTGGGACAAGATCACCGTCGGTCTCGCGGCCGGCGGACAGGGACTCGGCGACGTGCTGCACATAGGCTGCGACTACCTGCCCGGCTACCTGGAGAAGTTCCCCGGCGGCCTGGCCGACCTCTCCGGCTTCGGCGCCGACGCCCACAAGGACAAGTTCGCCAAGGGCCTGTGGCCGGTCGTCACCGGCAAGGACGGCCACGCCTACGCGCTGCCCTGGGAGGTCAACCCGCTCGGCTTCTTCTACCGCAAGGACTACTTCGACCGGGCCGGCATCGACCCCACCACCCTCGCCACCTGGGACGACCTGACGGCGATCGCCGACCGGTTCAAGGCCGCCAACCCCGGAATCTCCCTCATCGGCATCAACAAGGCCGCCAACCCCGACCCCGACCTGGACTTCGTGCAGTCCCTGATGCAGCTCCAGGGCGCCTTCTACTTCGACCTCCAGGGCAGGATCACCCTCGGCTCCGAGCCGGACGTCCGCGCCCTGACCACCCTCCAGCACCTGGACCAGGCCGGGCTGGTCGCCGACGCCCCCGGCAGCCAGGGCTGGGCCACCCTGATGAAGGCAGGCAAGCTCGCCGTCGCCCCGATGCCCGCCTGGGCCGCCCACTACCTGGAGGCCAAGTTCGCCGACCAGAGGGGCAACTGGCGCCTCGCCAAGCCTCCCGCCGTCACCCCCGGCGGCAGGCGCACCGCCCTGGTGAACTCCACCCACCTGACGGTCTCCGCCTCCAGCCCGCGCCGCCGCGCCGCCTGGAAGTTCGTCGAGTACGCGCTCACCCGCCCCGCCTCGGTGAACGCCATGTTCAACGCCGGCGGCGTCTTCCCCGCGCTCCTGGAGGCCTACGCCGACCCGATGTACGCCGCGCCCAGCGCCTACTACGGTGGCCAGTCCCCGCTGAAGACCTTCGCCGAACTGGCCACCGACGGCGGCGACCCCACCAACTACTCCGGCGACTACGCCCGCGCCCTCAAGCTCGCCAGCGACGCCCAGACCAAGGTCTTCCTCAAGGGCGGCGACCCCGCCACCGTCCTCCAGGACGCCGCCAGGCAACTCGCCCAGCAGACCGGACGCACCGTCGCATGA
- a CDS encoding LacI family DNA-binding transcriptional regulator encodes MPAGAPRPRRGATTIEEVARAAGVSRQTVSNALNAPHRVRPATLERVTATIRELGYQPDQSARSLRSGARRTVGYLVPVDDPHDPNPLMAGFLEALVDAAGEQGLRVLLFRPPRGAADPAAAIDELVAARQVDGLVLADVLAEDARIDHVARLGVPFVAFGRTGPAQPQHWVDIANDAAMAAVVRHLAALGHRRIGYLGAAEDLPWMAARRAGFLAEARRLGLSAVMPPRPGPAAVRALLRGPERPTAVAAGSDLLALDAYEAVRAEGLTVGPGGVAVTGFHDTPLCRHLHPALTSVRLPLGTIAAALVGRLLDQVRGAEAPPEGLEVPTELVVRGSSGSAPAPGGSSGPGVQPGLVAPRRPPRGWVP; translated from the coding sequence ATGCCCGCAGGAGCACCCCGGCCGCGCCGCGGCGCCACCACCATCGAGGAGGTCGCCCGGGCGGCCGGGGTCTCCCGGCAGACCGTGTCCAACGCGCTCAACGCCCCGCACCGGGTCCGCCCGGCGACGCTCGAGCGGGTGACCGCGACGATCCGCGAACTCGGCTACCAGCCCGACCAGTCGGCCCGCTCGCTGCGCAGCGGCGCCCGGCGCACCGTCGGCTACCTCGTCCCGGTGGACGACCCCCACGACCCCAACCCGCTGATGGCCGGCTTCCTGGAGGCCCTGGTCGACGCGGCCGGGGAGCAGGGCCTGCGGGTACTGCTGTTCCGCCCGCCCCGGGGAGCGGCGGACCCGGCGGCCGCCATCGACGAGCTGGTGGCGGCCCGCCAGGTGGACGGGCTGGTGCTGGCGGACGTGCTGGCCGAGGACGCCCGGATCGACCACGTCGCCCGGCTCGGCGTCCCGTTCGTCGCCTTCGGCCGGACCGGGCCCGCGCAGCCGCAGCACTGGGTGGACATCGCCAACGACGCGGCGATGGCCGCCGTGGTGCGCCACCTCGCGGCGCTCGGCCACCGGCGGATCGGGTACCTCGGGGCCGCCGAGGACCTGCCGTGGATGGCCGCGCGCCGGGCGGGCTTCCTGGCCGAGGCGCGCCGACTGGGCCTGTCCGCGGTCATGCCGCCCCGCCCGGGGCCGGCGGCCGTCCGGGCGCTGCTGCGCGGGCCGGAGCGGCCGACGGCCGTCGCGGCGGGCAGCGACCTGCTGGCGCTGGACGCGTACGAGGCGGTGCGGGCGGAAGGGCTGACGGTCGGGCCGGGCGGGGTCGCGGTCACCGGCTTCCACGACACGCCGCTCTGCCGCCACCTGCACCCGGCGCTCACCTCGGTGCGGCTGCCGTTGGGGACGATCGCCGCCGCGCTGGTGGGGCGGCTGCTCGACCAGGTGCGCGGGGCCGAGGCGCCCCCGGAGGGGCTGGAGGTGCCCACCGAGCTGGTGGTACGGGGGAGTTCGGGATCCGCACCGGCGCCGGGTGGTTCTTCCGGACCCGGGGTCCAGCCGGGCCTGGTAGCGCCCCGGCGCCCGCCGCGAGGGTGGGTGCCATGA
- a CDS encoding SDR family NAD(P)-dependent oxidoreductase: MNSTSHPTVLITGGTSGMGLATARLLLTTGARVVITGRSETRLTRAAEELDAGDRLLAVRADATAPADLARLTATVRERYGKLDGVFANAGVAGFQPVQDVGEADFARIVDTNLKGVFFTVQHALPLLDAAGGGSVVLNASWTPHRGLPGAAAYAASKAGVLSLARTLGAELAGRGVRVNSVSPGYIVTEMFHAAVPDPADHDPLRAQVPLGRLGRAEDVAETVAFLLSERSSYITGQDIVIDGGLVPAFPSLAG; encoded by the coding sequence ATGAACTCCACCTCCCACCCCACCGTCCTCATCACCGGCGGCACCAGCGGAATGGGCCTGGCCACCGCCCGCCTCCTCCTCACCACCGGCGCCCGGGTCGTGATCACCGGCCGTTCCGAAACCCGCCTCACCCGTGCCGCCGAGGAACTCGACGCCGGCGACCGCCTGCTCGCCGTCCGCGCCGACGCCACGGCGCCCGCCGACCTCGCCCGCCTCACCGCCACCGTCCGTGAGCGGTACGGCAAGCTCGACGGCGTCTTCGCCAACGCGGGAGTCGCCGGCTTCCAGCCGGTGCAGGACGTCGGCGAGGCCGACTTCGCCCGGATCGTCGACACCAACCTCAAGGGTGTCTTCTTCACGGTTCAGCACGCCCTGCCCCTGCTGGACGCGGCGGGCGGCGGCTCCGTCGTCCTCAACGCCTCCTGGACCCCGCACCGCGGCCTCCCCGGCGCGGCCGCCTACGCGGCGAGCAAGGCGGGCGTCCTCAGCCTCGCCCGCACCCTCGGCGCCGAACTGGCCGGGCGCGGCGTCCGGGTCAACTCCGTCAGCCCCGGCTACATCGTCACCGAGATGTTCCACGCCGCCGTCCCCGACCCGGCCGACCACGACCCGCTCCGCGCCCAGGTCCCGCTCGGGCGGCTGGGGCGGGCCGAGGACGTCGCGGAGACCGTCGCCTTCCTGCTCTCCGAGCGGTCCTCGTACATCACCGGGCAGGACATCGTGATCGACGGCGGCCTCGTCCCGGCCTTCCCCTCGCTCGCCGGCTGA
- a CDS encoding glycoside hydrolase family 36 protein, whose amino-acid sequence MTDIWEPHAPAAASALRPLSAEGLDLRASGAAAARAVADGVVEVTARDAGPVRIEWRVPCVDATAFWTPEPRGTGGLPAAWSAPRRTGLTAGAPIAALVGTGDVALCAFAADRPDVLAGAGVVEESGEFRFWAQADGDLTVRIDTSGRHFARCLADLAAWWGAGRTADIPDAARRPAYSTWYSMHQDVTPQRVEAQAALGKELGLDVIIVDDGWMTADRTRGYAHCGDWEPVSLPDTAAHVERVHRLGVRYLLWYALPFIGKDSAAFGKLGHHALADAAHLGAVVADPRHPEVRDFLADRLARAVEEWGMDGLKVDFVDWFSRGPVPAAGPETDCASVDEGVERLLAAIHRRITAANPEAMVEHRQPYVSPALWPYVTMVRATDCPLSPQDNRQRTLDLRLAAGPVPVHSDMLMWHRAEPPEQIACHLINVLFSVPQVSVDLAAQSPAQREAIAFWLGVFRAHLDTLQLGELRPSRPDLGYPLVTAVGAGTVVVARYAALPVDASGDDWRTLLVANADADPDVRLTGGSGTAVATVRDARGRIVREGEVELGLAAPIPVPRGGLLTLARA is encoded by the coding sequence GTGACCGACATCTGGGAACCGCACGCCCCCGCCGCAGCCTCGGCGCTGCGCCCGCTGTCCGCCGAGGGGCTGGACCTCAGGGCGAGCGGAGCGGCCGCCGCCCGGGCGGTCGCCGACGGCGTGGTCGAAGTGACCGCGCGCGACGCGGGTCCGGTACGGATCGAATGGCGGGTGCCCTGCGTGGACGCCACCGCCTTCTGGACGCCCGAGCCGCGCGGCACCGGCGGGCTGCCCGCCGCCTGGAGCGCGCCGCGCCGCACCGGCCTCACCGCCGGCGCCCCGATCGCCGCGCTGGTCGGCACCGGGGACGTCGCGCTGTGCGCCTTCGCCGCCGACCGCCCCGACGTGCTGGCCGGGGCCGGAGTGGTCGAGGAGAGCGGCGAGTTCCGGTTCTGGGCCCAGGCCGACGGCGACCTCACCGTACGGATCGACACCTCCGGGCGGCACTTCGCCCGCTGCCTGGCCGACCTCGCCGCCTGGTGGGGCGCCGGCCGCACCGCCGACATCCCCGACGCCGCCCGCCGGCCCGCCTACTCGACCTGGTACTCGATGCACCAGGACGTCACCCCCCAGCGCGTCGAGGCCCAGGCCGCGCTCGGCAAGGAGCTCGGCCTGGACGTGATCATCGTGGACGACGGCTGGATGACCGCCGACCGCACCCGCGGCTACGCCCACTGCGGCGACTGGGAACCGGTCTCGCTGCCCGACACCGCCGCCCACGTCGAGCGGGTGCACCGGCTCGGCGTGCGCTACCTGCTCTGGTACGCGCTGCCGTTCATCGGCAAGGACAGCGCCGCCTTCGGGAAACTCGGCCATCACGCCCTCGCCGACGCCGCCCACCTGGGCGCGGTCGTGGCCGACCCGCGCCATCCCGAGGTCCGCGACTTCCTCGCCGACCGGCTCGCCCGCGCCGTCGAGGAGTGGGGCATGGACGGGCTCAAGGTCGACTTCGTCGACTGGTTCTCCCGCGGACCGGTTCCGGCCGCCGGCCCCGAGACGGACTGCGCGAGCGTCGACGAGGGCGTGGAGCGCCTGCTCGCCGCCATCCACCGACGGATCACCGCGGCCAACCCGGAGGCGATGGTCGAGCACCGCCAGCCGTACGTCAGCCCGGCCCTGTGGCCGTACGTCACCATGGTCCGCGCCACCGACTGCCCGCTCAGCCCGCAGGACAACCGGCAGCGGACCCTCGACCTGCGGCTCGCCGCGGGGCCCGTCCCGGTCCACTCCGACATGCTGATGTGGCACCGGGCCGAGCCGCCGGAGCAGATCGCCTGCCACCTGATCAACGTGCTGTTCTCGGTGCCGCAGGTCTCCGTCGACCTCGCCGCGCAGAGCCCGGCCCAGCGCGAGGCGATCGCCTTCTGGCTCGGCGTCTTCCGCGCCCATCTGGACACCCTGCAACTCGGCGAGCTGCGCCCGTCCCGCCCGGACCTCGGGTACCCGCTGGTGACGGCGGTGGGCGCGGGGACGGTGGTGGTGGCCCGGTACGCGGCCCTGCCGGTGGACGCCTCCGGCGACGACTGGCGGACCCTGCTGGTCGCCAACGCCGACGCCGACCCGGACGTCCGGCTGACCGGCGGCAGCGGGACGGCCGTCGCGACCGTGCGGGACGCCCGGGGGCGTATCGTCCGCGAGGGCGAGGTCGAGCTCGGCCTGGCCGCACCGATCCCCGTGCCGCGCGGCGGGCTGCTGACCCTGGCCCGCGCCTGA
- a CDS encoding carbohydrate ABC transporter permease: MTATAPPATPSAALTGKPAKEAVRAHRRARLRRTALPYLLLAPALITFGVFKAYPVVDSLLLSFSTGSGTATRAAGLANYRRLLDDPLFWTALRNTGEILVVQVPLMLGLALLMAVGINSVLVRWRAVWRLGVFMPAVTGLVATGVMFAFLLKRDDGAVNWLLDAAGLPTVDWLGEPFWARMSVVLVLTWHYTGYNAVIYLAGLQGIPRELYEAAMVDGAGPVRRFTAITVPALRPVLLFTVVLSTIGTLQLFDEPYVLTGGGPDNATLTVSMYLYQNGFRYFDFGYASAIAYALTLLVAVLGAVQMRLVGDKDR; encoded by the coding sequence ATGACCGCCACCGCCCCGCCCGCCACTCCGTCCGCCGCTCTCACCGGGAAACCCGCCAAGGAGGCCGTACGGGCCCACCGCCGGGCCCGCCTGCGCCGCACCGCCCTGCCGTACCTGCTGCTCGCCCCCGCCCTGATCACCTTCGGCGTGTTCAAGGCCTACCCGGTCGTCGACTCCCTGCTGCTCTCCTTCAGCACCGGCTCCGGCACCGCCACCCGCGCCGCCGGACTCGCCAACTACCGCCGCCTGCTGGACGATCCGCTGTTCTGGACGGCCCTGCGCAACACCGGCGAGATCCTCGTGGTGCAGGTCCCGCTGATGCTGGGCCTGGCCCTGCTGATGGCCGTCGGCATCAACTCCGTCCTGGTGCGCTGGCGGGCCGTCTGGCGGCTGGGCGTCTTCATGCCCGCCGTCACCGGCCTGGTCGCCACCGGCGTGATGTTCGCCTTCCTGCTCAAGCGCGACGACGGCGCCGTCAACTGGCTGCTGGACGCCGCCGGCCTGCCCACCGTCGACTGGCTGGGCGAGCCGTTCTGGGCCCGGATGTCCGTCGTCCTGGTCCTGACCTGGCACTACACCGGCTACAACGCCGTCATCTACCTGGCCGGACTGCAGGGCATTCCCAGGGAACTGTACGAGGCCGCGATGGTCGACGGCGCCGGTCCGGTCCGCCGCTTCACCGCGATCACCGTCCCCGCGCTGCGCCCGGTGCTGCTGTTCACCGTCGTGCTCTCCACCATCGGCACGCTCCAGCTCTTCGACGAGCCGTACGTGCTGACCGGCGGCGGCCCGGACAACGCCACCCTGACCGTCTCCATGTACCTGTACCAGAACGGCTTCCGCTACTTCGACTTCGGCTACGCCTCCGCCATCGCCTACGCGCTCACCCTGCTGGTGGCCGTGCTCGGCGCGGTCCAGATGCGCCTGGTGGGGGACAAGGACCGATGA
- a CDS encoding isochorismatase family protein yields the protein MTRALIVVDVQKDFCEGGSVPVGGGADRARAIAELVQGPQRDGWTKVVATRDHHVDPGGHFSGHPDFRESFPVHCVVGTDGGEFHPAFLPAVEAGAVDEVFYKGAHSASKSGFEGFTADGTPLADWLHDHGVDAVDVVGIATDHCVKATALDAVKAGFDARVLLDYTAGVAPGTTDAALAELHRAGVDLTGTPVVLA from the coding sequence ATGACGCGTGCGCTGATCGTGGTGGATGTACAGAAGGACTTCTGCGAGGGCGGCAGCGTCCCGGTCGGCGGCGGCGCCGACCGGGCGCGGGCGATCGCCGAGCTGGTCCAGGGCCCCCAGCGGGACGGCTGGACGAAGGTGGTCGCCACCCGTGACCACCACGTCGACCCGGGCGGCCACTTCTCCGGGCATCCGGACTTCCGCGAGTCCTTCCCCGTCCACTGCGTGGTCGGCACCGATGGCGGCGAGTTCCACCCCGCCTTCCTGCCCGCCGTCGAGGCCGGCGCGGTGGACGAGGTCTTCTACAAGGGCGCCCACTCCGCCTCCAAGAGCGGCTTCGAGGGCTTCACCGCCGACGGCACCCCACTCGCCGACTGGCTGCACGACCACGGCGTGGACGCCGTCGACGTGGTCGGCATCGCCACCGACCACTGCGTCAAGGCCACCGCTCTGGACGCCGTGAAGGCCGGCTTCGACGCCCGCGTCCTGCTGGACTACACGGCGGGCGTCGCCCCGGGCACCACCGACGCCGCCCTCGCCGAACTCCACCGCGCAGGAGTCGACTTGACGGGCACCCCAGTCGTCCTCGCCTGA
- a CDS encoding helix-turn-helix domain-containing protein produces the protein MNPTTALSEFLRTRRARLQPEDVDLPDYGGRRRVAGLRREELAHLAGVSVDYYTRLEQGRVGNPSDAVLDAVARALRLAPDESGHLHRLARPAGRTRRRATTRQQPRPSLLRLLDQLDHTPAMVMGHRMDILAWNRAAAAVFGDYGALPPEHRNIARITFLDPASRDLFADWTTCARENVAFLHLEAGRRPDDPHLAELIGQLCLGSPDFNTIWAQHPVADKTSGRKLFHHPVVGLLDLAYDTLRPADDPDQALITYTADPDTPSDDALRMLLSWAVSR, from the coding sequence GTGAACCCGACCACCGCCCTCAGCGAATTCCTCCGCACCCGCCGCGCCCGCCTCCAGCCCGAGGACGTCGACCTCCCCGACTACGGCGGCCGACGCCGGGTCGCCGGCCTGCGCCGCGAGGAACTCGCCCACCTGGCCGGAGTCAGCGTCGACTACTACACCCGCCTCGAACAGGGCCGCGTCGGCAACCCCTCCGACGCCGTCCTCGACGCCGTCGCCCGAGCCCTGCGGCTGGCCCCCGACGAGTCCGGCCACCTCCACCGCCTCGCCCGCCCGGCCGGCCGCACCCGCCGCCGCGCCACCACCCGCCAGCAGCCCCGCCCCTCGCTGCTGCGGCTGCTCGACCAACTCGACCACACCCCGGCGATGGTGATGGGCCACCGGATGGACATCCTCGCCTGGAACCGCGCCGCGGCCGCCGTCTTCGGCGACTACGGCGCCCTCCCGCCCGAACACCGCAACATCGCCCGCATCACCTTCCTCGACCCGGCCTCCCGCGACCTCTTCGCCGACTGGACCACCTGCGCCAGGGAGAACGTCGCCTTCCTCCACCTGGAAGCCGGCCGCCGCCCCGACGACCCCCACCTCGCCGAACTCATCGGCCAACTCTGCCTCGGCAGCCCGGACTTCAACACCATCTGGGCCCAACACCCGGTCGCCGACAAGACCTCCGGCCGCAAACTCTTCCACCACCCCGTCGTCGGCCTCCTCGACCTCGCCTACGACACCCTCCGCCCCGCCGACGACCCCGACCAGG
- a CDS encoding carbohydrate ABC transporter permease gives MIPNKLRGWPLTFLLAALTGFSVAPFYWLLISTTRKDTEIFDWPPHLLPGGGLGDNLHRLDQKVGLLRVLGNSLLVAGIQTAGALVIALLAGYAFAKFRFRGRTLLFALLLSTLVVPEQVMLVPLFKMMTSFGLLDSYQAIILPGLCVPFAVFLMRQSLTSLPDELLDAARVDGAGELRVLWSVVVPVVRPVLAALSIFLFLGSWNQFVWPLIALRSPDMHTLPVALATLYGNQATTDYGAILSGTALSTLPMMVLFLVLQRQFISGLLAGATKG, from the coding sequence ATGATCCCGAACAAGCTCCGCGGCTGGCCGCTGACCTTCCTCCTGGCAGCCCTCACCGGCTTCTCCGTCGCCCCCTTCTACTGGCTGCTGATCTCCACCACCCGCAAGGACACCGAGATCTTCGACTGGCCGCCGCACCTGCTGCCCGGCGGGGGCCTCGGCGACAACCTGCACCGGCTCGACCAGAAGGTCGGCCTGCTCCGGGTCCTCGGCAACTCCCTGCTGGTGGCCGGGATCCAGACCGCCGGCGCGCTGGTCATCGCCCTGCTGGCCGGGTACGCCTTCGCCAAGTTCCGCTTCCGCGGCCGCACCCTGCTGTTCGCGCTGCTGCTCTCCACCCTCGTGGTGCCCGAACAGGTCATGCTGGTACCGCTGTTCAAGATGATGACGAGCTTCGGCCTGCTCGACTCCTACCAGGCGATCATCCTGCCCGGGCTGTGCGTGCCCTTCGCCGTCTTCCTGATGCGCCAGTCGCTGACCAGCCTGCCGGACGAACTCCTGGACGCCGCGAGGGTCGACGGCGCGGGCGAGCTCCGGGTGCTGTGGAGCGTCGTCGTCCCGGTCGTGCGACCGGTGCTCGCCGCGCTCTCGATCTTCCTCTTCCTGGGCTCCTGGAACCAGTTCGTCTGGCCGCTGATCGCCCTGCGCAGCCCGGACATGCACACCCTGCCGGTCGCCCTCGCGACCCTGTACGGCAACCAGGCCACCACCGACTACGGCGCGATCCTCTCCGGCACCGCGCTGTCCACCCTGCCCATGATGGTCCTCTTCCTGGTCCTCCAGCGGCAGTTCATCTCCGGCCTACTGGCCGGTGCGACGAAAGGCTGA
- a CDS encoding S53 family peptidase has protein sequence MRRILLAGVSGLALAASGALAGPATIGSAVAAAGYPAVHPAVADYSQVSTGTTPPTQAQCASAGRRCFSPQGIRAAYNLGPLYANGFDGRGQTIAIFDSYGSDTMAHDLHVFDQAFGVNAMCGEEGVTCQPGMPTFSELHVQGAPGTTAPPSTSQGTGQEDKSAWALEVALDVETAHAMAPGANVLLVSTPTSETLGVQGLPALMDAEQYVIDNHLANVISQSFASAEGAFASPQSIEPLRHAFKSAALNGVTVLGSSGDSGSAGSEKTPVKSGGTTLPYPSVEWPASDPLVTGVGGTFLCTDPGATGGRTVDSTDNPAKCQANPGAAEVGWSGSGGGFSQVFDKPGYQSALPAGSTAIGAKRGVPDVALQASPGTGALVYLSLPPDGSSGLKCGATPCSTGWYDIGGTSLSCPQWAGLVSIADQINGGGLGQINPALYKLAANPATYAADFNDVTLGNNTTDPTVPGYSATTGWDPITGLGTPNAAKLLPDLVGAAHTG, from the coding sequence ATGCGCCGAATACTCCTGGCAGGGGTGAGCGGCCTGGCCCTCGCCGCCTCCGGCGCGCTCGCCGGGCCGGCGACGATCGGCAGTGCCGTCGCCGCCGCCGGCTACCCGGCGGTGCACCCCGCGGTGGCCGACTACAGCCAGGTGTCGACCGGCACCACTCCCCCCACCCAGGCGCAGTGCGCGTCGGCTGGCCGGCGCTGCTTCAGCCCGCAGGGGATCCGGGCCGCCTACAACCTCGGTCCGCTGTACGCCAACGGCTTCGACGGCCGTGGCCAGACGATCGCGATCTTCGACTCGTACGGCAGCGACACCATGGCGCACGACCTGCACGTCTTCGACCAGGCCTTCGGCGTCAACGCGATGTGCGGCGAGGAGGGCGTGACCTGCCAGCCCGGCATGCCGACGTTCAGCGAGCTGCACGTCCAGGGCGCGCCGGGCACCACCGCGCCGCCGTCCACCAGCCAGGGCACCGGCCAGGAGGACAAGTCCGCCTGGGCGCTGGAGGTCGCGCTCGACGTCGAGACCGCACACGCGATGGCCCCCGGAGCCAACGTCCTGCTGGTCTCCACCCCCACCTCCGAGACGCTCGGCGTCCAGGGCCTGCCCGCCCTGATGGACGCCGAGCAGTACGTGATCGACAACCACCTGGCGAACGTCATCTCGCAGTCCTTCGCCTCCGCCGAGGGCGCGTTCGCCAGCCCCCAGTCGATCGAGCCCCTGCGGCACGCCTTCAAGTCGGCGGCCCTGAACGGCGTCACGGTGCTCGGCTCCTCCGGCGACAGCGGCTCGGCCGGCTCCGAGAAGACCCCGGTGAAGTCGGGCGGCACCACCCTCCCGTACCCGTCCGTGGAGTGGCCGGCCTCCGACCCACTGGTGACCGGCGTCGGCGGCACGTTCCTGTGCACCGACCCCGGCGCGACCGGCGGCCGGACCGTGGACAGCACCGACAACCCGGCCAAGTGCCAGGCCAACCCCGGTGCGGCCGAGGTCGGTTGGAGCGGCTCGGGCGGCGGGTTCAGCCAGGTCTTCGACAAGCCCGGCTACCAGTCGGCGCTGCCCGCCGGCTCCACCGCGATCGGCGCCAAGCGCGGCGTGCCGGACGTGGCCCTGCAGGCCTCCCCCGGCACCGGCGCGCTGGTCTACCTGTCGCTGCCGCCGGACGGCTCCTCCGGCCTCAAGTGCGGTGCCACGCCGTGCAGCACGGGCTGGTACGACATCGGCGGCACCTCGCTGTCCTGCCCGCAGTGGGCCGGCCTGGTCTCGATCGCGGACCAGATCAACGGCGGCGGCCTCGGCCAGATCAACCCGGCCCTGTACAAGCTGGCCGCCAACCCGGCCACCTACGCGGCCGACTTCAACGACGTGACGCTCGGCAACAACACCACCGACCCCACGGTGCCGGGCTACTCCGCCACCACCGGCTGGGACCCGATCACCGGCCTCGGCACGCCCAACGCGGCGAAGCTGCTGCCCGACCTGGTCGGCGCCGCCCACACGGGGTGA